ACACTTTATCTCCATTTCGCAAATCGAACCTGCGGATCTGTGAAGCAGAAATATAAATATCCTCCGAGCTTGGAGAATAATTAATTGGACGCAGGAAACCAAAGCCCTCTGAAGGTATGATCTCTAAAACGCCCTCCATGAATAGGAGACCATCCTGCTCAGCTTGTGCTTTCAGGATAGCGAATATAAGTTCCTTTTTTGAAAGTTTGCTGTAATAGGAAACTTTATATTCACGCGCGTGCTCATATAGATCCTTTAGTTTCATGTTTTCTAAATTAGAAATAGTTAAATTCATTATGACACCACACTTTTATTAATTAAACGTTTTCACCCATACTGAAAAAGAAATGGTTTGTTAGATGGAAGAAAAACCTCAATCCATGTACCCGACCAGAGTTTTCTTAGAAAGGATGATACATTTTTACATGTAAAGAAGAAAATTATTTGAAGGCTTCTTGAAGTTTGGAGTGAAAGGGCAGATTTTCAATTTATTAATAGTAGACCAAGCTTTATTTTACTTTTTTTATTTTAATTATTCAACTTAAATTTTTTTAAAGAGAAAGCGAGCGATGAAACCGCTCGCTTTTTAAAAGTGATTTTTCTAAAACACGCTATCAGTCAATCAAGCCATTCGGTTTAATCTTAAGACTGTGACGCCCATCAATGAATCGAACGGTACCGGATTTAGCACGCATGACCACGGATTGTGTTTCACCGTAATGTCCTTTAAATTGTACACCGCGTAAAAGTTCTCCATCAGTCACACCTGTTGCAGCAAAAATTGCGTCATCTCCGCGAACAAGGTCTTCCATTCTGAGGACTTTTCCTAAATCAAGGCCCATTTTTCCACAGCGTTCCACTTCTTCATCGCTATGAGGAACAAGCTTACCCTGAATTTCCCCTCCAAGGCATTTCAAGGCAACGGCTGCAATAACTCCCTCTGGAGCCCCGCCAGAACCGAATAAGATATCGACACCGGTAAGATCGAAGGCCGTATTTATGGCTCCCGCTACATCTCCATCGTTGATCAACTTGATACGTGCCCCCGCCTCACGAAGTTCATGAATGATCTTCGAATGACGATCACGGTTCAATACTGTTGCAACCACGTCTTCGATATCTTTATTCTTTGCCTTGGCTACCGCTTTCAGATTGTCCAAGACGGAAGCATTGATATCAATCTGGCCAACAGCCTCGGGTCCGACAGCTATTTTATCCATATACATATCCGGGGCATGAAGCAAGTTCCCCTTATCGGCTATCGCCAATACAGCCAATGCATTCCAGCCGCCAGATGCAACGATGTTCGTTCCTTCCAAAGGATCAACAGCAACATCCACTAGCGGCCCAAGACCAGTACCAAGTTTTTCGCCAATATAAAGCATTGGCGCTTCATCCATTTCCCCTTCACCGATTACAACCGTTCCTTGCATGGGAATAGTATTGAAAACATCCCGCATTGCAGTTGTTGCTGCATCATCTGCTTCGTCTTTCTTTCCTCTTCCCATCCAACGAGCTGAATTCAGTGCCGCCGCCTCTGTTACGCGGACAAGCTCCATCGATAAACTTCTTTCCATTTCCGGTTCCCCCTCATGTACACTAGCATGATTTATTTATATATTAGTATAACACATTATATCATATATAGTAACACAATGAGGTAACAAGAAAAGGGATCAGCTTTTAAGCTGCTCCACTTCTTCTTGCGTCATTTCTTCACGCCAAATCGTCGCTCCCAAACCAGAAAGTTTTTCAACAAGATGGCTATATCCGCGATCTATATGTTCAAGCCCAGTCACTTCCGTAATCCCCTCAGCCATTAAACCAGCGATTACAAGAGCTGCTCCGGCACGTAAATCGCTTGCCTTCACTTTTGCCCCATGAAGTTGGACAGGACCATCGACGATGCCTGCTCTGCCCTCGACTTTGATCTTCGCATTCATGCGTCGCAGTTCATCAATATGCTTAAACCGTGCCCCGTATATCGTATCGGTCACCATGCTAGAACCGCTTGCTTTTGTTAAGAGGGAAGTGAAAGGTTGCTGAAGATCTGTTGGGAATCCAGGGTAAACCAATGTCTTGATATCAACGGCTTTATATTTTTCTCCCGGTGAGACAAATATCTGGTCATCACCCGCTTCAATATTAATCCCCATTTCCCTCAATTTGGCAGTCAATGACTCCAAATGCTGGGGAATGACATTATCGATTAGAATCCCTTCACCAACAGCAGCGGCTAAAATCATGAAAGTACCGGCCTCAATCCGATCCGGTATGATCGTATGCTTGCACCCATGCAAACTTTCCACACCATCAATACGAATGATATCCGTTCCTGCACCCTTTATTTTCGCTCCCATATTGGTCAACAGTGTGGCAACATCGATGATTTCCGGTTCTTTCGCGGCATTTTCAATCACAGTGCGGCCTTTGGCCAAAACGGCGGCAAGCATGATGTTGATCGTTGCCCCTACACTAACGACATCCAAATATATGCGTGCTCCCCGGAGCTCGTCCGCCCTAAGGTAAATGGCTCCTTGTTCATTCGTCACTTGAGCGCCTAGTGCTTCGAACCCCTTAATATGCTGATCTATCGGACGGGGTCCTAAATGGCAGCCTCCAGGCAAGCCGATCACTGCCTTTTTGAATTTACCAAGCATTGCCCCCATCAAATAATAAGAGGCACGTAACTTCTTGACCCTTCCATTGGGGAGAGGCATTGAAATCATCCTGCTTGGATTGACTGTCATTTCTCCTTCATCAAAGGATACCTCACCGCCAATTTCCTCCATTAACGCTTTCAGCATCTGTACATCCGAGATATCAGGCAGGCCTTCAATCGTTACGGGAGAGTCCGCTAAAATTGTTGCCGGAATAAGGGCAACCGCACTATTTTTTGCTCCGCTGACACGAATGCTTCCCTTTAAAGGATAGCCACCGGCAATTTTAAGTTTTTCCATAATAAACTCCCTTCCACGCTAAGCACTTAGAAGCTACTTTCAAAAGTAATATTTTACCACAGGAAAATTGCATAATCCGACAACATTTACTATCTAGTTCTTTAGTTTACACAAAAGTAGAAAATTCATGTAAAAAAAAGATAAAAATTTCTAATTTATGTTAATTTTATTAAAAAGGTGCAATCTATAGCGACTTAGCGGCAAGGCATTATGCTTCAGTACGTGAATTCCAATCGTTCAAGAAAGCTTCAATCCCTTTATCCGTTAATGGGTGGTGGAATAATTGCATTAAAACTTTATAAGGGATTGTTGCAATATGTGCCCCTTTAAGAGCCGCTTCTGTAATATGCATTGGATGGCGGATGGAAGCTGCAATGATCTCAGCATTGATATCATGGATCGCAAATATGTCGGCAATATCCGAAATTAAATCAAGTCCATTTTGGCCGATGTCGTCCAAGCGTCCTAAAAATGGCGATACATAAGTTGCTCCTGCCCTAGCTGCCAATAAAGCTTGGTTGGCACTGAAAATAAGCGTGACATTCGTTTTGACACCTTGTTTTGTAAGTGCTGAAACAGCCTTCAAGCCGTCTGGGGTCATTGGCACTTTAATCGTGATATTAGGTGCAATGGCAACGAGTTCCTTGGCTTCAGCCATCATTCCTTCAAAATCAAGCGCAATGACTTCAGCAGAAACGGATTCTTTAACAAGGCTTGTGATTTCTTTTAGCCGGTCATGGAAAGAAACTCCCTTTTCTCTTGCAACAAGGGACGGGTTAGTCGTAACGCCTGCTAAAACGCCAAGTTCGTGCGCTTGTTTGATTTCTTCCATGTTTGCTGTATCTATAAAGAATTTCATAAAATATCCTCCGTATGTAATCGATTTTTTATTTCCCTATATGCCTCTGAATTCTAATTGTTCTAAAAATGGAGCCCGGATTCAGCCCTGCATCTAAAAGAAACCATTAGGGGGGAGCCCCCCCAATGGGAATATAGCCTTTATCATCTTACATTTAAGGGGATGGAACCCTTATGTTACGTTTCTAAATTATGCTTTGCCGTTTGAACCGAATTCACGTATTTTGCCGATGACAGTTTCTTTAATGGCTTCACGGCCAGGTACCATGTATTTACGTGGATCGTACACTTCAGAATCATTATTCAAAATTTCACGAACCGCTTTTGTGAACACAATTTGATTTTCCGTATTCACATTGATTTTTGATGTTCCAAGTGAAATGGCTTTTTGGATATCTTTCGTGGGTATGCCTGTACCGCCATGAAGAACAAGTGGTTTCTTCGTTAAATCACGTACTTCTTCCATTTCTTTATAGCCTAGGTTAGGTTCACCTTTGTATGGTCCGTGAACGGATCCCAAAGCTGGAGCAAAACAGTCGACATCCGTTTCTTTAACTAACTGTTCACATTCTTGAGGGTCTGCATATACGACTCCATCAGCGATTACATCATCTTCTTGTCCGCCAACCGTGCCCACTTCCGCTTCAACCGAAACATTCCGTGCGTGAGCGAATTCGACAACCTTCTTGGTTGTTTCGATATTTTCATCGATCGGATGATGTGAAGCATCGATCATTACTGAAGTGAATCCGGCTTCGATAGCTTCCTTACATTTATCAAAACTTGAACCATGGTCAAGGTGAATCGCCACAGGAACAGTGATTTTCATGTCTTCCAACAATCCTTGAACCATCATGACAGTCGTTTTAAAACCACCCATATGACGGGCAGCACCTTCGGAAACACCAAGGATGACTGGAGATTTTTCTTGTTCTGCAGCGGCTAAAATAGCTTGAGTCCATTCAAGGTTATTAATATTGAATTGACCTACTGCATATTTTTCATCAAGAGCTTTATTAAGCATATCTTTCATAGAAACTAAAGGCATTTGATTTCCTCCTACTAGTGGATGTTATGATTTTTAAAGTTAATTCTTTCTAGATATTCCCTAAAAACAAAGTAGCATACGCTTATAAATCAGAATATCTCTCCTCTTTTAGGATATCAATACATCAAAAAAACAGCAACAATTAGCACTATTCCATGCCTCAAATTTTATTCCAAAAAAACACGGCCCATCTAAAAAAAGATAGCCGCGGCAATTTCCCCGTCAATAATATTAAATTTTCAAGACCGTTAACTTGATTGAATCGGTAAGTATTCTCGAACGGCCTTTCTAATATCATCAATATCAAACGGCTTTGCAAAATGTGTCATTGCCCCTAAATCCTTTGCTTCCTGAATCATATCAAGTTCACCATATGCCGTCATGATGATAACCCGGATGTCCGGATCGACGACTTTCATCCTTTTCAAGATCTCAATGCCATCCATTCCCGGAATCTTCATATCCAGCAATACCAGATCAGGTGAATGATTATTTAGCACTTCCAAGGCTTGAATGCCATTAGCCGCTTGAAATGTTTCATACCCTTCTTTATGTAAAACCTCGTTCAATAAAATACGAATCCCGAATTGATCATCAACAATCAATATTTTCCCTGGCATTTTATCACCTCTCCCCTTCCCGATTCATCAATAAAATATATTAGCCTATTCGGCCATAATACCCGAAAAAGGGTAGTTACATAGATTGCGTTAAATCACTTGAGGTCCAACGCATTTATTCCATCATGATTTCTATGTTCATATTCGATAATTGTAACAAAATTCCTGCCTTATGGCTAAAAGGAATTTCAATTTTTTTGTTTTTTCGACCGATTTAGTAAATTCAGTCCTTCCGGGTCAATAGCCCTGAAACCTGTCAATGCAAAGGAAAGTCCATTATAATAAGTATATTATTTTTTAAAGGAGTCCCTGATCATGTTAAAAATTTTCTCGACACAGATAAGCGGTTTATTTAAAAAAATGATTGAAAATGAGGCATTTGAAATGGAGGATGCCGGACGCTTGCTCGCTCAGGCTGCGGTTGGGGACGGTTCTGTGTTCATTCATGGTTTTGGTGAAATGCAGGGCGTCACTGCCGAGGCTTTGAATGGGGCAGAACCCTTTCCCAAGGCAAAAAGATATGAATTAGGAGAAACCATTTCCAGGGAAGATCGATTTCTTATATTCAGCCGCCATTCGGCCGATTCTGAAGCATTGATGCTGGCAAAACAACTCAAGGAAAAAGATATACCATTTGTTGCAGTTTCTACATCCGTCCCTTCTGAAGAAGATTCTCTTTTGGAGTTGGCTGACGTTCATATTGATCTACGCATCCAACGGGGATTGATTCCCGATGAAACTGGAAATCGATATGGGTACCCTACCCTCATTGCCGCTCTTTTCGCTTATTATGGGATTAAATTCACTCTTGAAGAAATCATAAAAGAATATGAAGATGAAGAATGATGTCTTCATCCAAAACAAAAAAAACAGCCACATGGGCTGTTTTTTTATTTATTAAAGGTTTTTGCCGTGCTTTAATGACATACCGACAAAATCACGGAATAGCGGCTGCGGACGGTTAGGACGTGACGTGAATTCCGGATGGAATTGAGAAGCCACAAACCAAGGATGATCTTTTAATTCAATGATTTCAACTAGACGACCATCTGGACTTGTACCGGAGAACACGAATCCTGCCTCTTCCATAGCTTGACGGTAGTGGTTATTGAATTCATAACGGTGACGGTGGCGTTCATAAACGACCTCGTCGTTGTACGCTTCGTACGCTTTAGTTCCTTCGATAAGCTTACATGGATACAGACCAAGACGCAGTGTTCCGCCCAAATCTTCTACATCCTTCTGCTCCGGAAGAAGATCGATGATTGGATCTGGAGTATCTTCCTTAATTTCAGCTGAATGCGCTTCTGGCAATCCCAGGACGTTGCGTGCATACTCGATGGACGCCAACTGCATGCCTAAGCATATTCCGAAGAATGGTTTTTTTGTCGTGCGGGCATATTCGGTCGCTGCAATTTTCCCTTCAATTCCACGATCTCCAAATCCGCCAGGGACGAGGATTCCATCTGCATCTTGAAGAAGTTCAGCAACATTTTCTTTAGTTACGTCTTCGGAATTCACCCAGTCGATTTCAACATCTGCATCAAATGCGTAACCAGCATGCTTAAGTGCTTCCACTACAGAAAGATAAGCATCTTGTAATTCAACATATTTTCCGACTAAGGCGATTTTCGTTTTCTTCGATAAAGAAGTCACCTTTTTGACTAGTTCCTTCCAATCTTCCATATCCGCTTCGCCACAGTCCAATTGCAAGTGGTCACAAACGATTTGGTCCATATTTTGTGCTTGGAGCGCAAGAGGGATGGAGTAAAGTGTATCCGCATCAAGACATTCGATAACGGATTTTTTATCGATATCGCAGAATAAAGCGATTTTATCCTTCATATCTTGTGAAATCGGGCTTTCTGTACGTGCAACGATGATATTTGGCTGAATGCCCAGACTGCGTAATTCTTTTACACTATGCTGTGTCGGTTTTGTTTTCATTTCACCAGCAGCTTTGATGTAAGGAACCAGTGTACAATGGATATACATAACATTATTGATGCCGATATCACTCTTGATTTGGCGAATCGCTTCAAGGAATGGAAGAGATTCGATATCCCCTACAGTACCGCCAATTTCAGTGATGACTATATCAGCATTCGTTTCATTGCCTGAACGGAAAACGCGTTCTTTAATTTCATTCGTGATATGGGGAATGACTTGAACCGTTCCACCTAGATAATCGCCACGGCGTTCTTTCCTAAGGACGGTTGAATAAATCCTTCCTGTAGTCACATTACTGTGTTTACCAAGGTTGATATCAATGAAACGCTCATAGTGTCCCAAATCCAAATCCGTTTCAGCACCATCATCCGTTACAAACACTTCACCATGTTGATATGGACTCATCGTACCAGGATCCAAGTTAATATAAGGGTCAAACTTCTGGATCGTAACATTCAATCCCCTATTTTTTAATAATCTACCTAAAGAAGCGGCCGTTATCCCTTTTCCCAAGGAAGAAACTACTCCACCTGTCACAAAAATATATTTTGTCATCTTATATCCTCCTATAGAATGTTTTCTTCCAATTCTGTTCTTCATATCATTGAATCGGAACCTGAATCGAATCTTCCGCCACATGGGCGGTTAAAAGCTAAAAAACCGTAAACCAGTACAAACCATTAATCACTTAAAGGTCTTTAGAGAGAGTCATGCAGGATACATGAACAAGAATAAATTTCCTTAAATGACGTAAACATAATAATGTTCTCTATAGTTTTTACAATTCTACGAGAAATCATTTTTAAAAATAAAAAAATGATGTCATTTATTCATTCCATCATTAAAAACAAAAACGCTCCGCTTACAATAAAAGTAAGGGAGCGATATAATTTAATCATTGTGTCCTTTTTTAAGGAGCCCAAAAATGATTCTACAAATTTCGCCTCAAAA
This sequence is a window from Brevibacillus sp. JNUCC-41. Protein-coding genes within it:
- the glpX gene encoding class II fructose-bisphosphatase, with the translated sequence MERSLSMELVRVTEAAALNSARWMGRGKKDEADDAATTAMRDVFNTIPMQGTVVIGEGEMDEAPMLYIGEKLGTGLGPLVDVAVDPLEGTNIVASGGWNALAVLAIADKGNLLHAPDMYMDKIAVGPEAVGQIDINASVLDNLKAVAKAKNKDIEDVVATVLNRDRHSKIIHELREAGARIKLINDGDVAGAINTAFDLTGVDILFGSGGAPEGVIAAVALKCLGGEIQGKLVPHSDEEVERCGKMGLDLGKVLRMEDLVRGDDAIFAATGVTDGELLRGVQFKGHYGETQSVVMRAKSGTVRFIDGRHSLKIKPNGLID
- a CDS encoding UDP-N-acetylglucosamine 1-carboxyvinyltransferase translates to MEKLKIAGGYPLKGSIRVSGAKNSAVALIPATILADSPVTIEGLPDISDVQMLKALMEEIGGEVSFDEGEMTVNPSRMISMPLPNGRVKKLRASYYLMGAMLGKFKKAVIGLPGGCHLGPRPIDQHIKGFEALGAQVTNEQGAIYLRADELRGARIYLDVVSVGATINIMLAAVLAKGRTVIENAAKEPEIIDVATLLTNMGAKIKGAGTDIIRIDGVESLHGCKHTIIPDRIEAGTFMILAAAVGEGILIDNVIPQHLESLTAKLREMGINIEAGDDQIFVSPGEKYKAVDIKTLVYPGFPTDLQQPFTSLLTKASGSSMVTDTIYGARFKHIDELRRMNAKIKVEGRAGIVDGPVQLHGAKVKASDLRAGAALVIAGLMAEGITEVTGLEHIDRGYSHLVEKLSGLGATIWREEMTQEEVEQLKS
- the fsa gene encoding fructose-6-phosphate aldolase, with the protein product MKFFIDTANMEEIKQAHELGVLAGVTTNPSLVAREKGVSFHDRLKEITSLVKESVSAEVIALDFEGMMAEAKELVAIAPNITIKVPMTPDGLKAVSALTKQGVKTNVTLIFSANQALLAARAGATYVSPFLGRLDDIGQNGLDLISDIADIFAIHDINAEIIAASIRHPMHITEAALKGAHIATIPYKVLMQLFHHPLTDKGIEAFLNDWNSRTEA
- a CDS encoding class II fructose-bisphosphate aldolase produces the protein MPLVSMKDMLNKALDEKYAVGQFNINNLEWTQAILAAAEQEKSPVILGVSEGAARHMGGFKTTVMMVQGLLEDMKITVPVAIHLDHGSSFDKCKEAIEAGFTSVMIDASHHPIDENIETTKKVVEFAHARNVSVEAEVGTVGGQEDDVIADGVVYADPQECEQLVKETDVDCFAPALGSVHGPYKGEPNLGYKEMEEVRDLTKKPLVLHGGTGIPTKDIQKAISLGTSKINVNTENQIVFTKAVREILNNDSEVYDPRKYMVPGREAIKETVIGKIREFGSNGKA
- a CDS encoding response regulator, which codes for MPGKILIVDDQFGIRILLNEVLHKEGYETFQAANGIQALEVLNNHSPDLVLLDMKIPGMDGIEILKRMKVVDPDIRVIIMTAYGELDMIQEAKDLGAMTHFAKPFDIDDIRKAVREYLPIQSS
- a CDS encoding DUF2529 domain-containing protein, which encodes MLKIFSTQISGLFKKMIENEAFEMEDAGRLLAQAAVGDGSVFIHGFGEMQGVTAEALNGAEPFPKAKRYELGETISREDRFLIFSRHSADSEALMLAKQLKEKDIPFVAVSTSVPSEEDSLLELADVHIDLRIQRGLIPDETGNRYGYPTLIAALFAYYGIKFTLEEIIKEYEDEE
- a CDS encoding CTP synthase yields the protein MTKYIFVTGGVVSSLGKGITAASLGRLLKNRGLNVTIQKFDPYINLDPGTMSPYQHGEVFVTDDGAETDLDLGHYERFIDINLGKHSNVTTGRIYSTVLRKERRGDYLGGTVQVIPHITNEIKERVFRSGNETNADIVITEIGGTVGDIESLPFLEAIRQIKSDIGINNVMYIHCTLVPYIKAAGEMKTKPTQHSVKELRSLGIQPNIIVARTESPISQDMKDKIALFCDIDKKSVIECLDADTLYSIPLALQAQNMDQIVCDHLQLDCGEADMEDWKELVKKVTSLSKKTKIALVGKYVELQDAYLSVVEALKHAGYAFDADVEIDWVNSEDVTKENVAELLQDADGILVPGGFGDRGIEGKIAATEYARTTKKPFFGICLGMQLASIEYARNVLGLPEAHSAEIKEDTPDPIIDLLPEQKDVEDLGGTLRLGLYPCKLIEGTKAYEAYNDEVVYERHRHRYEFNNHYRQAMEEAGFVFSGTSPDGRLVEIIELKDHPWFVASQFHPEFTSRPNRPQPLFRDFVGMSLKHGKNL